Proteins from a genomic interval of Sugiyamaella lignohabitans strain CBS 10342 chromosome C, complete sequence:
- the VPS17 gene encoding Vps17p (Subunit of the membrane-associated retromer complex; essential for endosome-to-Golgi retrograde protein transport; peripheral membrane protein that assembles onto the membrane with Vps5p to promote vesicle formation; required for recruiting the retromer complex to the endosome membranes; GO_component: GO:0012505 - endomembrane system [Evidence IEA]; GO_component: GO:0005768 - endosome [Evidence IPI] [PMID 9700157]; GO_component: GO:0016020 - membrane [Evidence IEA]; GO_component: GO:0030904 - retromer complex [Evidence IEA]; GO_component: GO:0030904 - retromer complex [Evidence IMP,IPI] [PMID 9700157]; GO_component: GO:0030905 - retromer complex, outer shell [Evidence IPI] [PMID 9700157]; GO_function: GO:0035091 - phosphatidylinositol binding [Evidence IEA]; GO_function: GO:0032266 - phosphatidylinositol-3-phosphate binding [Evidence IDA] [PMID 11557775]; GO_function: GO:0008565 - protein transporter activity [Evidence IMP,IPI] [PMID 9700157]; GO_process: GO:0015031 - protein transport [Evidence IEA,IEA]; GO_process: GO:0042147 - retrograde transport, endosome to Golgi [Evidence IEA]; GO_process: GO:0042147 - retrograde transport, endosome to Golgi [Evidence IPI] [PMID 9700157]; GO_process: GO:0006810 - transport [Evidence IEA]), which produces MSGFYDDSAGLHSNPFAGQDDEATAHPFASSPREPIGSSLLDPSNEPYGSSSIHEDDNDGNNGHDNDHDNGDEHGFRHDETSENIPGQEQQEHENDHGDEHAAVDSAPDSGSSTANASGSGATVNQTATDNAHVKPTGSTTSGNTAGSAASGAVSSSSTGVGKRPKKYKLALKVTGLERQGKKDPIIHFDAYTTLPRFRTTTFRDIRRTHHEFIKFFEHLNGANPECFVPAVPPSVTSAGAGTEEDEIKVKANIQTWLDRVSSNPILARDEEFIYFIEADFGYSPVIKRKPPATGLARKAMKQLQPPYDEVIELHELRPLIKRVYQLGLEANTKLDKVTKTRRSLGIALTDFGTKTAAASSLESHQGMINMWRKLGKTLTNIGDNEAVRATAEAASFGDGINWVASNAYVAKEALTNRHLLMRELIKAQANTKSKHQVAVRVKGSTNINPIKVDEAINALEDATHVEEQLTNKVRRVSDNMLLEKRALLANIEHDVFNYIGEYALRIIECERRALATWESIRADVRAVDSNGGLSRLGRESTPANRRTALAQSQGAKGDAWSGDRQGRAADLSKAAEKLLYRDKPSSTDGALSNGRQTVDDEEEDLLRKDEETVVDARNAASLLAGSTF; this is translated from the coding sequence ATGTCAGGTTTCTACGACGATAGCGCTGGGTTACACAGCAACCCCTTTGCCGGACAGGACGATGAGGCAACAGCCCATCCATTCGCATCGAGTCCTCGTGAACCTATCGGCTCTTCGTTATTAGATCCTAGCAATGAGCCTtatggcagcagcagcatccatGAAGATGACAATGATGGTAATAATGGCCACGATAACGATCATGACAATGGAGATGAACATGGGTTCCGACATGATGAGACGTCGGAGAATATTCCCGGTCAAGAGCAACAAGAACATGAAAATGACCATGGAGATGAGCATGCAGCGGTAGATTCAGCTCCAGATTCCGGATCGTCTACTGCCAATGCTTCAGGATCTGGCGCCACCGTGAACCAAACTGCTACAGATAATGCCCATGTTAAACCGACTGGATCGACGACTTCTGGCAATACAGCTGGTTCGGCGGCAAGTGGTGCTGTGTCGAGTTCTAGTACTGGTGTTGGTAAGAGACCaaagaaatataaattGGCTCTCAAAGTGACAGGATTAGAACGTCAAGGTAAAAAGGACCCTATTATTCATTTCGACGCTTATACTACATTACCAAGGTTCCGAACAACTACTTTTAGAGATATTCGCAGAACTCACCACGAGTTTATCAAGTTCTTTGAACATCTGAATGGAGCTAATCCCGAATGTTTTGTGCCTGCAGTGCCACCATCAGTGACGTCGGCAGGTGCTGGAACTGAGGAAGACGAGATCAAGGTCAAGGCCAATATCCAAACCTGGCTTGATAGGGTTAGTAGTAACCCAATTCTTGCTCGAGATGAAGAGTTTATATACTTTATTGAGGCCGATTTCGGATACTCACCAGTCATCAAGCGAAAGCCTCCTGCTACAGGATTAGCAAGAAAAGCCATGAAACAGCTACAACCCCCCTATGATGAAGTGATCGAATTGCATGAATTAAGGCCATTAATTAAGAGAGTGTATCAACTTGGTCTAGAAGCAAACACCAAGCTCGACAAAGTGACCAAGACTCGTCGTAGCCTGGGTATTGCATTGACTGATTTCGGTACCAAGACAGCTGCGGCAAGCTCGCTCGAGTCTCATCAGGGAATGATAAATATGTGGCGCAAACTCGGTAAAACATTAACTAATATCGGTGATAACGAGGCAGTTCGAGCTACTGCTGAGGCTGCTTCGTTTGGAGACGGTATCAATTGGGTGGCCAGTAATGCCTATGTTGCAAAAGAAGCGTTGACTAATCGACACCTGTTAATGAGAGAACTAATCAAGGCACAAGCTAATACTAAATCCAAACATCAAGTGGCTGTGCGAGTTAAAGGGTCGACGAACATCAACCCCATCAAAGTGGACGAAGCAATCAATGCACTCGAAGATGCAACACATGTCGAAGAGCAGCTGACGAACAAAGTGCGTCGTGTCAGCGACAACATGCTTCTTGAGAAGAGAGCGTTATTGGCCAACATTGAACACGACGTATTCAACTACATTGGCGAGTACGCACTACGAATCATCGAGTGCGAGCGACGAGCCCTTGCCACCTGGGAGTCCATTCGAGCCGATGTTCGTGCTGTCGATTCCAACGGCGGTCTTAGCAGGTTGGGTCGAGAATCGACTCCTGCCAACCGAAGAACTGCACTTGCCCAAAGCCAGGGTGCTAAAGGAGATGCATGGAGCGGCGACCGTCAGGGACGTGCAGCCGACCTCTCAAAAGCTGCCGAGAAGCTTCTGTACCGCGACAAACCGTCGTCTACTGACGGCGCACTCTCTAATGGCCGGCAGACAGTcgacgacgaggaagaagaccTCCTCCGCAAAGACGAGGAAACCGTTGTCGACGCGCGAAATGCTGCCAGTCTTCTCGCAGGGTCTACATTCTAA
- the NPL6 gene encoding Npl6p (Component of the RSC chromatin remodeling complex; interacts with Rsc3p, Rsc30p, Ldb7p, and Htl1p to form a module important for a broad range of RSC functions; involved in nuclear protein import and maintenance of proper telomere length; GO_component: GO:0016586 - RSC complex [Evidence IDA] [PMID 10619019]; GO_component: GO:0016586 - RSC complex [Evidence IDA] [PMID 12183366]; GO_component: GO:0016586 - RSC complex [Evidence IDA] [PMID 14729968]; GO_component: GO:0005634 - nucleus [Evidence IEA,IEA]; GO_component: GO:0005634 - nucleus [Evidence IDA] [PMID 11914276]; GO_component: GO:0005634 - nucleus [Evidence IDA] [PMID 14562095]; GO_function: GO:0015616 - DNA translocase activity [Evidence IDA] [PMID 12183366]; GO_function: GO:0015616 - DNA translocase activity [Evidence IDA] [PMID 16455496]; GO_function: GO:0015616 - DNA translocase activity [Evidence IDA] [PMID 17188033]; GO_function: GO:0015616 - DNA translocase activity [Evidence IDA] [PMID 17918861]; GO_process: GO:0043044 - ATP-dependent chromatin remodeling [Evidence IDA] [PMID 12183366]; GO_process: GO:0006974 - cellular response to DNA damage stimulus [Evidence IMP] [PMID 12482937]; GO_process: GO:0016568 - chromatin modification [Evidence IEA]; GO_process: GO:0006338 - chromatin remodeling [Evidence IC] [PMID 14729968]; GO_process: GO:0006337 - nucleosome disassembly [Evidence IDA] [PMID 16492771]; GO_process: GO:0006606 - protein import into nucleus [Evidence IMP] [PMID 2556404]; GO_process: GO:0006355 - regulation of transcription, DNA-templated [Evidence IEA]; GO_process: GO:0006368 - transcription elongation from RNA polymerase II promoter [Evidence IDA] [PMID 17081996]; GO_process: GO:0006351 - transcription, DNA-templated [Evidence IEA]) — MSQRTLQLGQITKAEVTPGGDEFVSAIIDEKGEQKVSPDGHLSGGREYRVKTFTLPNRGNKLYMMATDCAKELNYRDSYLLFNKNKSLYKLIATQQEKEALIEAKLLPYSFRSRQIALVTARSMFRQFGSRMINDGKRVRDDYFESKAIEQGFTEDDEVMVEKKTLPTGIRPGMQQSPSQQSDQQSQNGMDDGPQFHLPQQPQQQQQSGRSGDIPGDGQGPQNPNPQQLNLSPEHLLQNQQQIGGVSMSPQLSNQLPNQGNNAPNQPSNTQFVNANIVNLSPQQAHGQAGGVAGSMSPSMGVLNNPSSAAAAAAAKRRKRSRVPSKPSPQQANLPPPPPPPQAQQIPPQLPVIPPLNIINPIDALNMQRQTVRQPEPPSAAERAAMAAAPHILSQLGLPSASFIPGSGIHGSIDFQDVPKDNSNMAAIAAVVAAATAAAASGNTPSRNTVADDLSTPADSGKDSAINGTPKTELDTSAGSATPGTGRTNHFPHSGPGSRSAGASEVAALLGFGHTTTTHGHHSHHANVNTTSQRVNIGAVLNSQQAVAQYNNYLAQKRKDRNALWTEFWQEKIENTKAIVKAEEEEYLRVLKEKAENENNSNDENDDDDDDDAGFIRRVRQKRQEKPDPFPVSLIFKSRKGGLEAEKPPPFEMPIPPLILRTQQRMQIEKQLHQLQQMRQEGGPPIPIPPALVAAQIRAGMAPGGPNLTFQHPPPMPPQNLPPGQHPMPPFPPGSQHAFAAQQQHSQSHMKAGGPQFAPPEQQPTNWRGQAAAWNNYT, encoded by the coding sequence ATGTCACAGCGGACGCTCCAATTGGGGCAGATCACAAAAGCAGAAGTGACTCCTGGAGGCGACGAGTTTGTGTCTGCTATTATTGATGAAAAAGGTGAACAGAAAGTATCACCAGATGGACATCTGTCAGGTGGACGCGAATACAGAGTTAAGACGTTTACACTTCCCAATCGAGGCAACAAATTATATATGATGGCTACTGACTGTGCTAAAGAACTAAACTACCGTGATTCTTATTTGCTATTTAACAAGAACAAGTCACTTTATAAACTGATTGCAACTCAGCAGGAGAAAGAAGCCCTTATCGAGGCTAAGCTATTGCCGTACTCATTCAGATCTCGGCAGATTGCCTTGGTCACTGCTCGATCCATGTTCAGACAGTTTGGTTCAAGAATGATTAACGACGGAAAACGAGTTCGCGATGATTATTTCGAGTCGAAAGCAATTGAACAAGGGTTTActgaagacgacgaggtCATGGTCGAGAAGAAAACTCTTCCCACTGGTATCAGACCGGGAATGCAACAATCGCCAAGTCAGCAGTCTGACCAACAGTCTCAAAATGGTATGGATGACGGCCCTCAGTTTCATCTgcctcaacaaccacagcaacaacaacaatctgGTCGTTCTGGTGATATTCCAGGCGATGGTCAGGGTCCACAAAATCCAAACCCTCAACAGTTGAACTTGAGCCCCGAACATTTGTTACAAAACCAACAGCAAATAGGTGGGGTTAGTATGTCACCCCAGCTGTCTAACCAACTACCTAACCAGGGTAATAACGCTCCCAATCAACCAAGTAATACCCAATTTGTGAACGCTAATATTGTCAACCTGTCTCCTCAACAAGCTCATGGTCAAGCTGGTGGTGTAGCTGGAAGTATGTCCCCTAGTATGGGAGTTCTTAACAACCCATCatcggcagcagcagcagctgctgctaaaaGAAGGAAACGAAGTCGAGTACCTTCGAAACCAAGCCCACAACAAGCCAATCTACCACCCCCACCGCCACCTCCACAAGCTCAACAGATCCCCCCTCAACTTCCAGTAATACCACCGCTGAACATCATCAACCCGATTGATGCCTTGAATATGCAACGACAAACTGTTCGACAGCCCGAACCTCCAAGTGCAGCTGAAAGAGCTGCcatggctgctgctcctcaTATCCTGTCTCAGTTAGGACTGCCTTCAGCTTCATTCATTCCAGGATCAGGCATCCATGGTTCGATAGACTTCCAAGACGTTCCCAAAGACAATTCAAATATGGCTGCTATTGCAGcagtggtagcagcagcaactgctgctgctgcctctggcaATACTCCAAGTCGGAACACAGTAGCTGATGATCTTAGTACTCCCGCTGATAGTGGGAAAGACTCAGCTATTAATGGTACACCCAAGACTGAACTTGACACATCTGCCGGGTCTGCTACTCCTGGTACAGGACGAACAAACCATTTTCCACATTCTGGACCAGGATCTCGTTCAGCAGGTGCAAGTGAGGTTGCTGCGTTACTTGGCTTTGGTCATACTACGACTACTCATGGACACCATAGTCATCATGCTAATGTCAATACCACAAGTCAACGTGTTAATATTGGCGCTGTGCTTAATAGTCAGCAGGCTGTTGCGCAATACAACAACTATCTAGCacaaaagagaaaagatCGCAATGCGCTCTGGACTGAGTTCTGGCAGGAAAAGATTGAAAATACAAAGGCTATTGTcaaagctgaagaagaagaatatctACGAGTACTTAAGGAGAAAGCTGAAAACGAGAATAATAGTAATGATGAgaacgatgatgacgacgacgatgatgctGGATTTATCCGTCGGGTGAGACAAAAGCGTCAAGAAAAGCCTGATCCATTCCCAGTATCACTTATTTTCAAGTCTCGTAAGGGTGGTCTCGAAGCAGAGAAACCTCCTCCATTTGAAATGCCCATTCCTCCATTAATATTGCGAACACAACAAAGGATGCAGATTGAGAAACAACTTCACCAACTCCAACAGATGCGCCAAGAGGGCGGTCCTCCTATTCCCATTCCACCAGCCCTTGTCGCTGCACAAATCCGAGCTGGAATGGCTCCTGGAGGCCCCAATCTGACATTCCAACACCCACCACCGATGCCGCCACAAAACCTACCACCCGGACAACATCCCATGCCACCTTTCCCACCCGGTTCCCAACACGCTTTTGCTgcccaacaacagcattcTCAATCGCACATGAAAGCCGGAGGACCACAGTTTGCACCACCCGAGCAGCAACCGACCAACTGGCGTGGCCAGGCCGCTGCATGGAACAACTACACCTAG